From the Streptomyces pluripotens genome, one window contains:
- a CDS encoding thiamine pyrophosphate-binding protein — protein MTHDHDQVLRPTPAQITAALTPPSGRSGGDLVVETLAGLGATTVFGLPGQHALGMFDALRRSPLRYVGLRVENNACFAADAYGRITGEAAPLLLSTGPGALTSLAALQEAAAASAPVLAISSQIPTAGLGGGRRGYLHELPDQAASFRGVVKSVHTVRAQSQIPSAIAAAWRSALTAPHGPVWVEIPQDVLLAPAALPVVTAPDVTPEDLVPRPELTAVAAHLLSHAARPAIIAGGGVIRADASGKLKALAERLDAPVVTTFGGKGAFPWQHPLSMRSWLEDRHTTDFLQEADVLLVVGSGLGELSSNYHTFKPRGRVIQIEADLGKLESNHPALGIHGDARLALQALLETVQERTDPSAPERVRELLAKVTARIAAQELALEQEVLASVRRALPADSPSFWDMTILAYWAWSAFDPRGANTMHSAQGAGGLGYGFPAALGAAVADPARPVLAVSGDGGALYSIAELATARQYDLPVTWLIVDDGGYGILREYMTDAYGQATGTDLTRPDYVALAESFGVPGVRTTPQALESDLAEALASPGPSVVVLPAVLRMFAPTHLTG, from the coding sequence GTGACCCACGACCACGACCAGGTCCTCCGCCCGACACCGGCGCAGATCACCGCGGCACTGACCCCTCCGTCGGGGCGCAGCGGCGGAGACCTGGTCGTGGAAACGCTGGCCGGGCTCGGCGCGACCACGGTCTTCGGCCTGCCCGGCCAGCACGCCCTCGGCATGTTCGACGCCCTGCGGCGTTCCCCGCTGCGCTACGTCGGCCTGCGGGTGGAGAACAATGCCTGCTTCGCGGCGGACGCGTACGGCCGGATCACCGGTGAGGCGGCCCCACTGCTGCTCTCGACCGGCCCGGGCGCGCTGACGTCGCTCGCGGCGCTGCAGGAGGCGGCAGCCGCCTCCGCGCCGGTCCTGGCGATCAGCAGTCAGATCCCGACGGCGGGCCTGGGCGGTGGCCGCCGCGGCTACCTCCACGAACTCCCCGACCAGGCAGCCTCCTTCCGGGGCGTGGTGAAGTCCGTCCACACCGTCCGCGCCCAGTCCCAGATCCCTTCTGCCATCGCGGCGGCATGGAGGTCGGCGCTCACCGCCCCGCACGGTCCGGTGTGGGTGGAGATCCCGCAGGACGTGCTGCTCGCTCCGGCCGCGCTGCCGGTGGTGACGGCACCGGACGTGACACCGGAGGACCTGGTCCCGCGTCCCGAACTGACGGCGGTGGCGGCCCATCTGCTGTCGCATGCCGCCCGTCCGGCGATCATCGCCGGCGGGGGAGTCATACGCGCGGATGCGTCGGGAAAGCTGAAGGCGCTGGCCGAGAGGCTGGACGCACCCGTGGTGACCACGTTCGGCGGTAAGGGCGCGTTCCCCTGGCAACACCCGCTGTCGATGCGGTCCTGGCTTGAGGACCGGCACACCACTGACTTCCTTCAGGAAGCCGACGTCCTGCTGGTGGTGGGCTCGGGCCTGGGTGAACTCTCCTCGAACTACCACACGTTCAAGCCGCGCGGCAGAGTGATCCAGATCGAGGCCGACCTCGGCAAACTGGAGTCAAACCACCCGGCCCTCGGCATCCACGGGGACGCCCGGCTCGCCCTCCAGGCCCTGCTGGAGACCGTGCAGGAGCGGACGGACCCATCGGCCCCCGAGCGGGTGCGAGAACTCCTCGCGAAGGTGACGGCACGCATCGCGGCCCAGGAACTCGCCCTGGAACAAGAAGTACTGGCGTCGGTCCGCAGGGCGCTGCCCGCGGACTCCCCGTCCTTCTGGGACATGACGATCCTCGCCTACTGGGCGTGGTCGGCCTTCGATCCCCGAGGTGCCAACACCATGCACTCCGCCCAGGGCGCCGGTGGCCTCGGCTACGGTTTCCCGGCGGCGCTGGGCGCGGCGGTGGCGGACCCGGCCCGTCCCGTGTTGGCGGTGTCGGGCGATGGCGGGGCGCTCTACTCGATCGCCGAGCTGGCCACGGCCCGGCAGTACGACCTTCCGGTCACCTGGCTGATCGTCGACGACGGTGGCTACGGCATCCTTCGCGAGTACATGACGGACGCCTACGGCCAGGCGACGGGCACCGATCTGACCCGCCCGGACTACGTGGCCCTCGCCGAGTCCTTCGGGGTGCCCGGCGTCCGTACGACTCCACAGGCCCTGGAATCCGACCTGGCCGAGGCGCTGGCCTCGCCGGGTCCGTCGGTCGTCGTACTTCCGGCGGTGCTGCGGATGTTCGCGCCGACACATCTCACGGGGTGA
- a CDS encoding esterase-like activity of phytase family protein translates to MRLRTVLATLTAGLAAAACLTAAGPAAARPAAAVGHRATHACSPSVSIDRFSDALDKTTYRGTFVGNFSALAVDRDGSLAALEDRSSLFTLDARTLRPKAAVHLADEEGADLDSEGLAIDRDGTRLISSETEPSVRRYSRDGRILDRLPVPSSLLVAPAGRATANQTFEGLTLLPGGHTLLASMEYAISGDSTGIVRFQTWRRHRGHFRLAAQYAYRTDPGLGVPEVQATPDGRLLVLERGYTPGVGNTVRLYLADLHHATDTRGVENLTGQPGVRLIRKTLLADIGACPSLGATARQPQPNPLLDNIEGMTITGRDCTGRLKVLLVSDDNQNPVQTTRFYYLRVRA, encoded by the coding sequence ATGCGTCTGAGAACCGTACTCGCCACCCTCACCGCCGGCCTGGCGGCGGCAGCCTGCCTCACCGCCGCCGGGCCCGCCGCCGCGAGACCGGCCGCCGCCGTCGGCCACCGGGCCACCCACGCCTGTTCACCGAGCGTCTCCATCGACCGCTTCTCCGATGCGCTCGACAAGACGACCTACCGCGGCACCTTCGTCGGCAACTTCTCCGCCCTCGCGGTGGACCGGGACGGCTCGCTCGCGGCCCTGGAGGACCGCTCGTCCCTGTTCACCCTGGACGCCCGGACCCTCCGACCGAAAGCGGCCGTCCACCTCGCCGACGAGGAGGGAGCCGACCTCGACTCCGAGGGGCTCGCCATCGACCGCGACGGCACCCGGCTCATCAGCTCCGAGACCGAGCCGTCCGTACGCCGCTACTCCCGCGACGGCAGGATCCTCGACCGGCTCCCGGTGCCGTCCTCACTGCTGGTCGCCCCGGCCGGCCGGGCCACCGCCAACCAGACCTTCGAGGGCCTGACCCTGCTGCCCGGCGGTCACACCCTGCTGGCCTCGATGGAGTACGCGATCTCGGGGGACAGCACCGGCATCGTCCGCTTCCAGACCTGGCGGCGTCACCGGGGCCACTTCCGGCTCGCCGCCCAGTACGCCTACCGCACCGACCCCGGCCTCGGTGTCCCCGAGGTCCAGGCCACGCCCGACGGCCGCCTGCTGGTCCTGGAACGCGGTTACACCCCGGGTGTCGGCAACACCGTCCGCCTCTACCTGGCCGACCTGCACCATGCCACGGACACCCGCGGCGTGGAGAACCTGACCGGGCAGCCGGGCGTCCGCCTGATCCGCAAGACCCTGCTCGCGGACATCGGGGCCTGCCCCTCCCTGGGCGCCACCGCCAGACAGCCGCAGCCGAATCCGCTCCTCGACAACATCGAAGGCATGACGATCACGGGCCGTGATTGCACCGGTCGCCTGAAGGTGCTGCTGGTGAGCGATGACAACCAGAACCCGGTCCAGACGACCCGGTTCTACTACCTGCGAGTACGTGCCTGA
- a CDS encoding helix-turn-helix domain-containing protein yields MTQGSSHGDHPTLHKVVVIVDENTNPFELGCATELFGLPRPELSCELYEFKLCSPDAHTPMRDAFFALTSVAGMEAADTADTLIIPSRPDFDVPRRPAVLDAIRRAHARGARLVSFCSGSFALAEAGVLHQRRATTHWQCADTMRIRYPSIRLEPDVLFVNDGHIYTSAGSAAALDLGLHIIRHDHGAEIANAVSRRLVFAAHRDGGQRQFIERPEPPPSTSLTPLLTWARQRLQTPLTVADLAARAAMSPATLHRRFRTELDTTPLAWLTTERVALARRLLEHGEMRIDTIAQRSGLGTAANLRTLLRRETGLTPTAYRRQFTVRTHLHADL; encoded by the coding sequence ATGACACAAGGATCCTCGCACGGTGACCACCCAACCTTGCACAAGGTGGTGGTGATCGTGGACGAGAACACCAACCCCTTCGAACTCGGCTGCGCCACCGAGCTCTTCGGTCTGCCCCGCCCCGAACTCAGCTGTGAACTCTACGAGTTCAAGCTCTGCTCACCCGACGCCCACACCCCGATGCGGGACGCCTTCTTCGCCCTCACCTCGGTCGCCGGCATGGAAGCGGCCGACACCGCGGACACCCTGATCATCCCCAGCCGCCCCGACTTCGATGTTCCCCGCCGTCCGGCCGTGCTCGACGCCATCCGAAGAGCCCACGCCCGCGGCGCACGCCTGGTCTCCTTCTGCAGCGGCTCCTTCGCCCTGGCCGAAGCCGGCGTCCTCCACCAGCGCCGTGCCACCACACACTGGCAGTGCGCGGACACCATGCGGATCCGCTACCCGTCCATACGTCTTGAACCCGACGTACTGTTCGTCAACGACGGCCACATCTACACCTCCGCCGGCAGCGCCGCCGCACTCGACCTCGGCCTGCACATCATCCGGCACGACCACGGAGCCGAAATCGCCAACGCGGTGAGTCGACGCCTGGTCTTCGCCGCCCACCGTGACGGCGGACAAAGGCAGTTCATCGAACGCCCCGAACCCCCACCCAGCACATCCCTGACCCCACTCCTGACCTGGGCGCGGCAAAGACTCCAGACACCGCTGACCGTCGCCGACCTCGCAGCCCGGGCAGCCATGAGCCCCGCCACCCTCCACCGCCGCTTCCGCACCGAACTCGACACCACACCCCTGGCCTGGCTCACCACCGAGCGGGTCGCCCTCGCACGCCGCCTCCTCGAACACGGCGAAATGCGCATCGACACCATCGCCCAACGCAGCGGACTCGGCACCGCCGCCAACCTCCGCACGCTTCTGCGACGCGAAACCGGGCTCACCCCCACCGCATACCGGCGGCAATTCACCGTGCGGACACACCTGCATGCTGATCTTTGA
- a CDS encoding PucR family transcriptional regulator: MPERSAPVAPQTSPVPQTAPGPQTPPTPPVSLSDLLAREDLGLRHIAGPSDPTVVIHWAHASEMADPYPYLLGGELLLTAGVHIPGASAPTGPAGADPGRPAPAPADYFDGYVSRIVAAGGAALGFGLAPVHDTVPRALSAACDRHGLPLLEVPPQTTFSGVARAVWQLMAQARLAELRRVTEAQQSLAVAASRPDAVPSVLRRLAQRLGGHAVLYGPDGTEIAAAGREPTEEARTALAELAAVVRPPGRAGPAAVREADGSTVAGPAVSPAAATTAPTPTSATDTLGDTHLAAYALGAGEGFVLAVASAHREPGDHTIASVAAVLLSLLTSGHQSGAGAARSSALVRLLLGSTPQAVAPLLGDGPWRVVHARSQAQPSDAVAASALGAALGTPLVDLARDVIRMLVPAEPAPVAQPGWTLGVSAAVGPDEWPAADSQAARALARARATRAHLAHHGTRTGLSDLVPRTDAQAHARALLAPLAHRPALVATLRTWLSLHGSWDRTAVALEVHRNTVRQRIARCATLLDTDLDDPDVRMELWFALRQD; the protein is encoded by the coding sequence ATGCCGGAGCGCAGCGCCCCAGTGGCCCCACAGACCTCACCAGTCCCGCAGACAGCACCAGGCCCGCAGACCCCACCGACCCCGCCGGTCTCGCTGTCAGACCTGCTGGCCCGGGAAGATCTCGGACTGCGCCACATCGCGGGGCCGTCCGATCCCACCGTCGTGATCCACTGGGCGCACGCCTCGGAGATGGCCGACCCGTATCCGTACCTGCTGGGTGGTGAGCTGCTGCTGACCGCCGGGGTGCACATCCCGGGGGCCTCGGCCCCGACCGGGCCGGCCGGGGCCGACCCGGGTCGACCTGCTCCGGCCCCCGCGGACTACTTCGACGGCTATGTCTCCCGGATCGTGGCAGCGGGCGGGGCCGCGCTCGGCTTCGGCCTCGCCCCCGTGCACGACACCGTCCCGCGGGCCCTCTCCGCCGCCTGCGACAGGCACGGTCTCCCGCTGCTGGAGGTCCCGCCGCAGACCACCTTCTCGGGCGTGGCCCGGGCGGTGTGGCAGCTGATGGCACAGGCTCGCCTCGCTGAACTCCGCCGTGTCACCGAGGCGCAGCAGAGCCTCGCCGTGGCCGCCTCCCGCCCGGACGCCGTCCCCTCGGTGCTGCGCAGGCTGGCCCAGCGGTTGGGCGGGCACGCGGTCCTGTACGGCCCCGACGGCACCGAGATCGCGGCGGCGGGCCGGGAGCCGACCGAGGAGGCCCGCACGGCGCTGGCGGAGCTGGCGGCAGTGGTACGGCCGCCGGGCCGGGCCGGGCCGGCCGCGGTCCGGGAGGCGGACGGCAGCACCGTGGCCGGACCGGCCGTCTCGCCGGCCGCGGCCACCACGGCGCCGACGCCCACCTCCGCCACCGACACCCTCGGCGACACCCACCTCGCCGCCTACGCCCTCGGCGCCGGTGAGGGGTTCGTGCTCGCGGTGGCGTCCGCGCACCGCGAGCCCGGGGACCACACCATCGCCTCCGTCGCCGCCGTGCTGCTGTCCCTGCTGACCAGCGGGCACCAGAGCGGAGCCGGGGCAGCCCGATCCTCGGCGCTGGTGCGGCTCCTACTGGGTTCAACACCGCAAGCAGTGGCGCCGCTGCTCGGGGACGGGCCATGGCGCGTGGTGCACGCCCGGTCGCAGGCCCAGCCGTCCGACGCCGTGGCGGCCTCCGCACTGGGCGCCGCTCTGGGGACGCCGCTGGTGGACCTGGCGCGTGACGTGATCCGCATGCTGGTGCCCGCCGAACCGGCGCCGGTGGCGCAGCCGGGCTGGACGCTCGGCGTGAGCGCGGCCGTCGGCCCGGACGAGTGGCCGGCTGCCGACAGCCAGGCGGCACGCGCCCTGGCGCGGGCCCGCGCCACCCGCGCCCACCTGGCCCACCACGGCACCCGGACAGGCCTGTCGGATCTGGTGCCCCGGACGGATGCGCAGGCGCACGCCCGCGCACTGCTCGCGCCGCTCGCCCACCGGCCCGCCCTCGTCGCGACCCTGCGCACCTGGCTGTCCCTGCACGGTAGTTGGGACCGCACGGCGGTGGCACTGGAGGTGCACCGCAACACCGTGCGGCAGCGGATCGCCCGCTGCGCCACCCTGTTGGACACCGACCTGGACGATCCGGACGTGCGCATGGAGTTGTGGTTCGCGCTACGGCAGGACTGA
- a CDS encoding serine hydrolase, translated as MNPGTSRRTGVLAAALGAALLMPVTAAAPAAAAGEPAVNCTSAKAGLAGKLKKDITAALAHRRGEVAVGLYERTTRTTCTLRATGAYDSASTVKVTVLATLLWDAKKHNRYLTGTEVSLTKAMITRSDNSATSRLWKQLGLKKIKGFLAAAGMTKTMPGAGGYWGLTRENVTDEQRLLKLITARNHVLSDNSRAYMLKLMGQVVSSQRWGTPAGAPSFVSVHVKNGWLRRATHGWRVHSLGTFEGAGHDYMITVLTQDNSTMDYGVTTIQNVAEAIHKDLVPKASATARYTPTRRPTEAFVAAPPNGPQEPGRG; from the coding sequence ATGAATCCCGGGACTTCCAGACGCACCGGAGTGCTCGCCGCCGCCCTCGGGGCCGCACTGCTCATGCCGGTCACGGCCGCGGCCCCGGCCGCCGCGGCCGGCGAACCCGCCGTCAACTGCACGTCCGCCAAGGCGGGCCTGGCCGGCAAACTGAAGAAGGACATCACGGCCGCTCTGGCGCACCGCAGGGGCGAGGTCGCCGTCGGGCTGTACGAGCGTACGACCCGGACCACCTGCACCCTGCGTGCCACCGGCGCCTACGATTCGGCCAGCACCGTCAAGGTCACCGTGCTCGCCACGCTGCTGTGGGACGCGAAGAAGCACAACCGGTACCTGACCGGTACCGAGGTCTCGCTCACCAAGGCCATGATCACCAGGTCGGACAACAGCGCGACCAGCAGATTGTGGAAGCAACTGGGCCTGAAGAAGATCAAGGGTTTCTTGGCAGCCGCGGGCATGACGAAGACCATGCCGGGCGCCGGCGGCTACTGGGGCCTGACCCGCGAGAACGTCACCGACGAGCAGAGACTGCTCAAGCTCATCACCGCAAGGAACCACGTGCTGAGCGACAACTCACGTGCGTACATGCTCAAGTTGATGGGCCAGGTCGTCTCCTCCCAGCGCTGGGGGACGCCCGCCGGGGCGCCGTCCTTCGTCTCCGTGCACGTCAAGAACGGCTGGTTGCGCCGTGCCACGCACGGCTGGCGCGTGCACAGCCTGGGCACCTTCGAGGGCGCCGGCCACGACTACATGATCACCGTGCTGACGCAGGACAACAGCACCATGGACTACGGCGTCACCACCATCCAGAACGTCGCCGAGGCCATCCACAAGGACCTGGTGCCGAAGGCCTCGGCCACCGCCCGCTACACCCCGACGCGCCGGCCAACCGAGGCGTTCGTCGCCGCGCCCCCGAACGGCCCGCAGGAGCCGGGGCGGGGCTGA
- a CDS encoding ABC transporter ATP-binding protein, whose protein sequence is MGYAWRYPRDVVLALGSSLAGMAVMAVVPLITKVIIDDVIGNHSRAMAPWAGTLIGAALLVYALTYIRRFYGGRLALDVQHDLRTEMYGAITRLDGRRQDELSTGQVVGRATSDLQLIQGLLFMLPMTIGNVLLFLISLVIMAWLSLPLTLVALAVAPALGYIAKRSRSRLHPATWFAQAQAAAVAGVVDGAVSGVRVVKGFGQEAQETGKLREVGRRLFAGRLRTVRLNSKYTPALQAVPALGQVAMLALGGWLAVRGHITLGTFVAFSTYLAQLVGPVRMLAVVLTVGQQARAGTERVLELIDTEPTLSGGTKTLPADAPATVEFDDVSFGYGSGPGVLDGLSFEIRPGETLAVVGSSGSGKSTLSLLLPRFYDVTHGAVLIGGHDVRELTLDSLRSAIGLVPEDSFLFSDTVRANIAYGRPDATQEEIEAAARAAQADRFIKVLPNGYDTKVGEHGLTLSGGQRQRVALARALLTDPRLLVLDDATSAVDARVEHEIHEALKQVMEGRTTLLIAHRRSTLNLADRIAVLDGGRLADLGTHEELQQRSALYRRLLTDPDELGGVSPGHARPAEPQEDTSVREELDAEFDAERGVTPRLWTGDREPKDLALSGTPATPELLAQVEALPPAADVPGVDEARAVRPEDSYGLRRLLRGFGLPLLLCLLLVALDAGAGLLLPVLIRHGIDQGVSRTAVGAVWAASLLGLLTVLAQWAAQTGATLMTGRTGERVLYALRLKIFAQLQRLGLDYYERELTGRIMTRMTTDVDALSTFLQTGLVTAFVSVVTFLGIMVALLVIDVQLALVVFATLPLLVVGTFFFRRASVKAYELARERVSSVNADLQETVAGLRIVQAFQREGDGGRRFAERSDGYRRARVRGQWLISVYFPFVQLLSSVAAASVLIAGADRVAAATLTTGALVAYLLYIDLFFAPVQQLSQVFDGYQQATVSLGRIQELLREPTSTRSAEEPLDVPTLRGDIAFEDVRFAYGADEEALSGIDLVIPAGQTVAFVGETGAGKSTLVKLVARFYDPTAGRVTVDGTDLRALDLTKYRHRLGVVPQEAYLFPGTIRDAIAYGRPGATDSQVEAAARSVGAHEMIATLEGGYLHEVAERGRNLSAGQRQLIALARAALVDPDILLLDEATAALDLATEAQVNQATDRLSGRRTTLVVAHRLTTAARADRVVVMDHGRIVEDGTHTELLARGGRYAELWRTFVGRSEPEEPVGVSP, encoded by the coding sequence GTGGGGTACGCCTGGCGGTATCCCCGGGACGTCGTCCTCGCTCTCGGCTCCTCCCTCGCCGGAATGGCCGTCATGGCGGTCGTCCCGCTGATCACCAAGGTGATCATCGACGACGTGATCGGCAACCACAGTCGCGCCATGGCGCCCTGGGCGGGCACCCTGATCGGCGCGGCCCTGCTGGTCTACGCCCTCACCTACATCCGCCGCTTCTACGGTGGACGGCTCGCCCTCGACGTGCAGCACGACCTGCGCACCGAGATGTACGGCGCGATCACCCGCCTCGACGGCCGTCGCCAGGACGAGTTGTCCACCGGGCAGGTGGTAGGACGGGCCACCAGCGACCTCCAGCTGATCCAGGGCTTGCTCTTCATGCTCCCGATGACCATCGGCAACGTCCTGCTCTTCCTGATCTCTCTGGTGATCATGGCGTGGCTGTCGCTCCCGCTGACCCTGGTCGCCCTCGCCGTCGCGCCGGCGCTCGGATACATAGCCAAGCGCAGCCGCAGCAGGCTCCACCCCGCCACCTGGTTCGCGCAGGCCCAGGCCGCCGCCGTCGCGGGCGTGGTCGACGGCGCCGTCAGCGGCGTACGCGTGGTGAAGGGCTTCGGCCAGGAGGCGCAGGAGACCGGAAAACTGCGGGAGGTCGGGCGCCGGCTCTTCGCCGGACGCCTGCGCACGGTACGACTGAACAGCAAGTACACCCCCGCCCTGCAGGCCGTCCCGGCGCTCGGTCAGGTCGCGATGCTGGCCCTCGGCGGCTGGCTGGCCGTCCGCGGGCACATCACCCTGGGCACCTTCGTCGCCTTCTCCACCTACCTCGCCCAGCTCGTCGGACCGGTCCGCATGCTCGCGGTGGTCCTCACGGTCGGCCAGCAGGCCCGAGCCGGCACCGAGCGGGTGCTGGAACTGATCGACACCGAACCGACACTGAGCGGCGGCACGAAGACCCTGCCCGCCGACGCCCCCGCGACCGTCGAGTTCGACGACGTCTCCTTCGGGTACGGCAGCGGACCCGGGGTCCTGGACGGGCTCAGCTTCGAGATCAGGCCGGGTGAGACCCTCGCCGTCGTCGGTTCCTCCGGCTCCGGCAAGTCCACCCTCTCCCTGCTTCTCCCGCGCTTCTACGACGTCACCCATGGCGCCGTCCTGATCGGCGGCCATGACGTGCGCGAGCTGACCTTGGACTCGCTGCGGTCCGCTATCGGCCTGGTCCCGGAGGACTCCTTCCTCTTCTCCGACACCGTGCGCGCCAACATCGCCTACGGCCGGCCGGACGCCACCCAGGAGGAGATCGAGGCCGCCGCCCGCGCCGCCCAGGCCGACCGCTTCATCAAAGTCCTCCCGAACGGCTACGACACCAAGGTCGGAGAGCATGGCCTCACCCTCTCCGGCGGCCAGCGCCAGCGCGTCGCGCTGGCCCGGGCCCTGCTCACCGACCCGCGCCTGCTGGTCCTGGACGACGCCACCTCGGCCGTGGACGCCCGGGTGGAACACGAGATCCACGAGGCCCTGAAGCAGGTCATGGAAGGCCGCACCACCCTGCTCATCGCCCACCGCCGCTCCACCCTCAACCTCGCCGACCGGATCGCCGTCCTGGACGGCGGCCGGCTCGCCGACCTCGGCACCCACGAGGAACTGCAGCAGAGGTCGGCCCTCTACCGCCGGCTGCTCACCGACCCGGACGAGCTGGGCGGTGTCTCCCCGGGCCATGCCCGCCCGGCCGAGCCGCAGGAGGACACCTCCGTCCGTGAGGAGCTGGACGCCGAGTTCGACGCCGAGCGCGGGGTGACGCCCAGGCTGTGGACCGGCGACCGCGAGCCCAAGGACCTGGCCCTGTCCGGTACCCCGGCCACCCCGGAACTCCTCGCCCAGGTGGAGGCGCTGCCCCCGGCCGCCGACGTCCCCGGCGTCGACGAAGCCCGGGCGGTCCGCCCGGAGGACTCCTACGGCCTGCGCCGCCTGCTGCGGGGCTTCGGCCTCCCCCTCCTTCTCTGCCTGCTGCTGGTTGCCCTGGACGCGGGCGCCGGACTGCTGTTGCCGGTGCTGATCCGACACGGCATCGACCAGGGCGTCAGCAGGACGGCCGTCGGCGCCGTGTGGGCCGCGTCCTTGCTGGGCCTGCTGACCGTGCTGGCGCAGTGGGCCGCGCAGACCGGCGCAACCCTGATGACCGGCCGCACCGGTGAACGCGTCCTCTACGCTCTGCGGCTGAAGATCTTCGCGCAGCTCCAACGGCTCGGCCTCGACTACTACGAGCGCGAGCTGACCGGCCGGATCATGACCCGGATGACGACGGACGTCGATGCGCTGTCGACGTTCCTGCAGACCGGTCTGGTCACGGCGTTCGTCTCGGTCGTCACCTTCTTGGGCATCATGGTCGCCCTGCTGGTGATCGACGTACAGCTCGCCCTGGTCGTCTTCGCGACCCTGCCCCTGCTCGTCGTCGGCACCTTCTTCTTCCGCCGGGCGAGCGTGAAGGCGTACGAGCTCGCCCGTGAACGCGTGTCGTCGGTCAACGCCGACCTCCAGGAGACGGTAGCCGGGCTGCGGATCGTGCAGGCCTTCCAGCGGGAGGGCGACGGCGGGCGGCGGTTCGCCGAGCGCAGTGACGGCTACCGGCGCGCCCGCGTCCGCGGCCAGTGGCTGATATCGGTCTACTTCCCCTTCGTCCAACTGCTGTCCTCGGTCGCCGCGGCATCCGTGCTGATCGCGGGCGCGGACCGGGTGGCGGCGGCCACCCTGACGACGGGTGCGCTCGTCGCCTATCTCCTCTACATCGACCTGTTCTTCGCCCCCGTCCAGCAGCTCTCCCAGGTCTTCGACGGCTACCAGCAGGCCACGGTTTCGCTGGGACGCATCCAGGAGCTGCTGCGCGAGCCGACCTCCACGAGGTCCGCCGAGGAGCCGCTCGACGTCCCCACCCTGCGCGGTGACATCGCCTTCGAGGACGTCCGCTTCGCGTACGGCGCCGACGAGGAGGCGCTGTCCGGCATCGACCTGGTGATCCCGGCCGGGCAGACGGTCGCGTTCGTCGGCGAGACGGGGGCCGGCAAGTCGACGCTGGTGAAACTGGTGGCCCGGTTCTACGACCCCACGGCCGGCCGGGTCACGGTGGACGGCACGGACCTGCGCGCCCTGGACCTCACTAAGTACCGGCACCGGCTCGGGGTCGTGCCGCAGGAGGCGTATCTCTTCCCCGGTACGATCCGCGACGCCATCGCCTACGGCCGCCCCGGGGCCACCGACTCCCAGGTGGAGGCGGCGGCGCGGTCGGTCGGCGCGCACGAGATGATCGCCACGCTGGAGGGCGGCTATCTGCACGAGGTGGCCGAGCGCGGGCGCAACCTCTCGGCGGGCCAGCGCCAGCTGATCGCCCTCGCCCGTGCCGCGCTCGTCGATCCCGACATCCTGCTCCTCGACGAGGCCACGGCTGCCCTTGACCTGGCCACGGAGGCCCAGGTCAACCAGGCCACCGATCGTCTGTCGGGCCGCCGTACGACGCTGGTGGTGGCGCACCGGCTGACCACCGCGGCCCGCGCCGACCGGGTGGTGGTCATGGACCACGGTCGGATCGTGGAGGACGGCACCCACACGGAACTGCTGGCCCGCGGCGGCCGGTACGCCGAGTTGTGGCGGACCTTCGTGGGGCGGTCCGAGCCCGAGGAGCCGGTCGGCGTGTCCCCGTGA
- the speB gene encoding agmatinase, producing MSSNETPRGPVDSSRIPRYAGPATFARLPRLDEVGTADVAVVGVPFDSGVSYRPGARFGGNAIREASRLLRPYNPAQDASPFALAQVADGGDIAVNPFNINEAVETVEAAADELLGTGARLMTLGGDHTIALPLLRSVAKKHGPVALLHFDAHLDTWDTYFGAEYTHGTPFRRAVEEGILDTEALSHVGTRGPLYGKQDLTDDEKMGFGIVTSADIYRRGADEVADQLRQRIGDRPLYISIDIDCLDPAHAPGTGTPEAGGMTSRELLEILRGLASCNLVSADVVEVAPAYDHAEITSVAASHTAYELTTIMSRQIAAARKGAEAK from the coding sequence GTGAGTAGCAACGAGACGCCCCGCGGCCCCGTCGACTCCTCCCGCATCCCGAGGTACGCCGGCCCCGCCACGTTCGCCCGGCTGCCCCGCCTGGACGAGGTGGGCACCGCCGACGTCGCCGTGGTGGGCGTGCCGTTCGACTCCGGTGTGTCGTACCGGCCCGGTGCCCGCTTCGGTGGCAACGCCATCCGCGAGGCGTCCCGGCTGCTGCGCCCCTACAACCCCGCGCAGGACGCCTCCCCCTTCGCCCTCGCCCAGGTCGCGGACGGCGGTGACATCGCGGTGAACCCGTTCAACATCAACGAGGCCGTCGAGACCGTCGAGGCCGCAGCGGACGAGCTGCTCGGCACGGGAGCCCGCCTGATGACCCTGGGCGGCGACCACACGATCGCGCTCCCCCTGCTGCGCTCGGTCGCGAAGAAGCACGGCCCGGTGGCCCTGCTCCACTTCGATGCCCACCTCGACACCTGGGACACCTACTTCGGCGCCGAGTACACCCACGGCACCCCCTTCCGCCGGGCCGTGGAGGAGGGCATCCTCGACACCGAGGCGCTCTCCCACGTGGGTACCCGTGGCCCGCTGTACGGCAAGCAGGACCTCACCGACGACGAGAAGATGGGCTTCGGCATCGTCACCTCGGCCGACATCTACCGCCGTGGTGCCGACGAGGTCGCCGACCAGCTGCGCCAGCGGATCGGTGACCGCCCGCTCTACATCTCCATCGACATCGACTGCCTCGACCCCGCCCACGCGCCTGGCACCGGCACGCCGGAGGCGGGCGGCATGACCTCCCGCGAGCTGCTGGAGATCCTGCGCGGTCTGGCGTCCTGCAACCTGGTGTCGGCGGACGTCGTGGAGGTGGCCCCGGCGTACGACCACGCCGAGATCACCTCGGTCGCGGCCTCCCACACGGCCTACGAACTCACCACCATCATGAGTCGCCAGATCGCGGCGGCCCGGAAGGGCGCGGAAGCGAAGTGA